GCAGGGCAAATGCGATTCAATGGTTTATACAACAGCCGATAGCATCATCAGACTTTACAAAGAACCCGTGCTGTGGAACCAGGAAAATCAACTTTCGGCCAATGAAATCAGGCTTTATACAAAGAATAGGGTAATGGATCATGCTGAATTTATTGGGGCGGCATTTATCGCCTCTAAGGAAGATTCCACTAAGTTCAACCAGATCAAAGGAAAGGAAATGACCGGATATTTTAAAGACAACGAAATTTACCGTTTAAATATTAAAGGAAATGGTCAGACCATTTATTTCCCTAAAGATAAGGATAAGTTTATAGGGGTCAATAAGGCAGAAAGTTCGGATCTGATTATTTATATCAAGGATAGAAAAGTGGACCGTATCATCTTCCTAAAAAAACCGGTGGCCACCTTGTATCCACTGGGTCAACTTTCTCCGCAGGAAATGGTCCTGGATAATTTCAAATGGGAAGAACAATACAGGCCACATTCAAAAGAAGATATCTTTACCTGGGAAAACTCCCCTCAACTAAAACAACCTTTCAATAAGAAGAAGAAAAAATAAATATTTTCTTCGGAAATTTTTCTAAAAAAGCATAATCTGAAAAATAAAAATCAGATTATGCAAAAGAGAAACAAGATGTAAACCTTAATTAACATCTAATGAAAGTACCCGACTGAATCAATATTCGTCTTCATTGAAAAAGAAATCATCCTTGCTGGGGTAATCGGGCCAGATATCTTCAATACCTTCATAAACATCACCTTCATCTTCAATTTCCTGAAGGTTCTCAATTACTTCTAATGGTGCTCCTGAACGAATTGCGTAATCTATCAATTCGTCTTTAGTGGCTGGCCAGGGAGCATCTTCCAATTTTGTAGCCAATTCTAATGTCCAATACATATTAGTGAGTAATTTAAATTCCCTTAAGGCATTTTAAAAAGTTTGCAAAACTATAAAAAAATATTACATGCCAATTATTTATTTATCTATTTCCAATAATTTTCTTTGATATGAAAAAAATCAGCCAGGCTTCTGCCTAAAACAAAGAGGTAATCGGATAAACGATTCAAATACATAACTACCATATTATCTATATTATGTACTTCATTAAGCCGGACCACACATCTTTCTGCCCTTCTGCAAACAGTCCGGGCAACATGACAAAGGGAAACAGCAGGATGCCCTCCCGGAAGGACAAATGAAGTCAGGGGAGGTAATTTCTCATTCAATTGATCAATTTCCCCTTCCAGAAAACTCAGGTCAGAATCTGAAATTTTCCTGTCCAGTTTGTACGGGTTTTCCGAATCTACAGCCAAAATGGCTGCACAGGTCATCAGGTTGTTCTCGGCAATCAATAAGAGGGACTGAGTATATTCATCAATCGGCTGATCGCGCAACAAACCGATATAGGCAATAAGTTCATCAACCGTACCATAAGCTTCAATTTGCAGGTCAGCTTTCGAAATCCGCTTTCCTCCTATCAACGAAGTAAACCCTTTATCACCAGTTTTAGTATATATTTTATGCATCATTTTATGAAAAAGAAGTAAAAGCAGGATGTTCGTTAATTTCGTCCGATTCTATCTCTCCGTCTTTCAACCGGATAATCCTGTGGGCATGTTTGGCAATGTATTCTTCATGGGTAACCAGCACAATCGTATTGCCCCTGCTGTTAATTTCATCAAAAAGAGACATGATATCAATGGAAGTCTTGGTATCGAGATTACCTGTAGGTTCGTCGGCAAGAATGATAGAGGGGTGGTTAACCAGAGCCCTGGCTACGGCAACGCGTTGGCGCTGGCCTCCCGAAAGTTCATTAGGCTTATGGTGCATCCTGTCCTCCAATCCTACGCTTTTAATCAATTCCATTGCACGCTGATAACGATCATCTTTTGATTTCCCGGCATAAATCATAGGCAATGTCACATTCTCAAGTGCCGAATAACGGGGCAACAGGTTGAAAGTTTGGAAAACAAAGCCGATCTCCTTATTTCTGATTTCAGCCAGTTGATTATCCCCAAGTTTGCTGACATCATGGCCATTCAGTATATAACTGCCGGATGTGGGGGTATCCAGACAACCAATCAAATTCATGGCAGTTGATTTTCCCGAACCGGAAGGCCCCATAATGGCAATATATTCGTTCCTCTTTATGGTCATTGATATGGAACGTAAAGCCGGTACAACGATACTACCTACAATATAGTCTTTTACTATATCATGAAGCTCGATCACATTGTCCATGGTTAGCGTTTTTTGTTATACGAATATAGCAAACTATTTTAATACACAAAAAATATAGCCAAGTTTTTAGAAATTTAAAACAAAATTTTCCTTTTGGAATCCATTTTTGAAAAA
This Bacteroidota bacterium DNA region includes the following protein-coding sequences:
- a CDS encoding cob(I)yrinic acid a,c-diamide adenosyltransferase, which encodes MMHKIYTKTGDKGFTSLIGGKRISKADLQIEAYGTVDELIAYIGLLRDQPIDEYTQSLLLIAENNLMTCAAILAVDSENPYKLDRKISDSDLSFLEGEIDQLNEKLPPLTSFVLPGGHPAVSLCHVARTVCRRAERCVVRLNEVHNIDNMVVMYLNRLSDYLFVLGRSLADFFHIKENYWK
- a CDS encoding ABC transporter ATP-binding protein, which codes for MDNVIELHDIVKDYIVGSIVVPALRSISMTIKRNEYIAIMGPSGSGKSTAMNLIGCLDTPTSGSYILNGHDVSKLGDNQLAEIRNKEIGFVFQTFNLLPRYSALENVTLPMIYAGKSKDDRYQRAMELIKSVGLEDRMHHKPNELSGGQRQRVAVARALVNHPSIILADEPTGNLDTKTSIDIMSLFDEINSRGNTIVLVTHEEYIAKHAHRIIRLKDGEIESDEINEHPAFTSFS
- a CDS encoding DUF2795 domain-containing protein, translating into MYWTLELATKLEDAPWPATKDELIDYAIRSGAPLEVIENLQEIEDEGDVYEGIEDIWPDYPSKDDFFFNEDEY